The genomic interval TATTGCCCCCTATCGGATACCAGTTTTTGATGGCCTCAGCGGTAAGGCGGACGTGATGGCTCTATTTTGTAAGCCAATTGCGAAAGACCGTTTTTGGAAGTATGACTTAGATAAGGTTGGCTTTAAATATAAAGTACTCCCAGGTTTTACACTTGGTCCCATCATCATTAACCCTACTGCCTGGTGGGTATTAATGCGTACGAAGTTTGATGTTGTTGTTTGCAATAATGATCCCGACGTTGCGACAGTTGGTTTGACAAGCTTTCTATTGGCAAAGCTCAAGAGGGCACGATGTGTTGACTGGTCGTCAATTATTGACGACGAGGTCCACACATTTGACGGTCAAGCTGAAGGCTTAGCTGTCAAAGTAACGAGAGTAGTAATTAAAAGATACAGAATGCTATTCATCTCACTTTCCGACGTTCATATGGCCTTCAGCCCGGGAGCAGTGGCCTACTTGCGAAACAAAAATGTTCCTGAAAGCAAAATTATCAGAGTGCTCAATGCGATGCCTCGAGTGCTTTTGGATAATCCCTCCACCAAAGCTACACACAGGCGTAACGGTAAAAAGGTTCTATATATTGGGTATCTGAACGCGCGTAAAAACGTAGAGTTGCTAATCGAAGCATTCTTGCAAATCAACGATCCTGATGCATCCTTAACTATTGCTGGGGATGGTGATAGAAAAGAGGAGTTACTAACTTTAGCAAAAAAAGATAAGCGAATAAAATTTCTAGGCTATGTAGAGGGAAAGGTAAAAGCCGACCTGTTCGCGGCATCGGACATCTTTGTACTTCCTACAACAAATGATGTGTGGGGTCTTGTTATAAATGAGGCTCTTACATATAACCTAGCCGTTATTTGTTCTGATGAAGCAGAAGCGAAGGAGTTGATTAATGATAAAAGTGGGAGGGTCTTTCGGAGCGGTGATGTCAAAAGTCTACTCTCATTGCTAAATGAATTGCTGAGCGATCGTCGTAAAGTGCAAGCCATGCAGTTATATAACTTCAACCGCCACGATCTCCCTACAACTGATGATATGGTGAACGGAGTTATGAAAGCATGCAGAGTGAGGCTAGTGTGAAAATTATCTATGTCACCCCGGTCTATAGACCGCACATAGGTGGTATGGAGGTTGTTGCAGAAAAGATCGCACAGTCTTCTGCGGGACAAGGTTATGTAACTGAGGTCCTAACATCGGGCAGCAAGCTAACCGGTTATGGTGAGTCAACAGTCAGTGATAACTTCCACGTTAAGCGCTTTGTCACAGTGCCTCGCATTAAGCCTGCGATCATGCCTGGCTTACTAGCGGACCTATGCAAGCAGAGCAGGGATACGATTGTTCATTTGCATGTTGCCCAGGCGGTAACACCAGAGATGGTATTTCTCGCTTCACATATAAAAAAATTT from Candidatus Saccharimonadales bacterium carries:
- a CDS encoding glycosyltransferase, translated to IAKELGIETNVIFRGFINGPEKYNLLQSSAALVAYPTTENDAFPTVILEAWAVGTPVIAADMGALHTLIKNNNGKLVKSHSPEHLARAISGVLSNDHQWKLFSDNGRKIVAGSFNWAVSGRNTIAHFEVITRPKICVINNIIAPYRIPVFDGLSGKADVMALFCKPIAKDRFWKYDLDKVGFKYKVLPGFTLGPIIINPTAWWVLMRTKFDVVVCNNDPDVATVGLTSFLLAKLKRARCVDWSSIIDDEVHTFDGQAEGLAVKVTRVVIKRYRMLFISLSDVHMAFSPGAVAYLRNKNVPESKIIRVLNAMPRVLLDNPSTKATHRRNGKKVLYIGYLNARKNVELLIEAFLQINDPDASLTIAGDGDRKEELLTLAKKDKRIKFLGYVEGKVKADLFAASDIFVLPTTNDVWGLVINEALTYNLAVICSDEAEAKELINDKSGRVFRSGDVKSLLSLLNELLSDRRKVQAMQLYNFNRHDLPTTDDMVNGVMKACRVRLV